Proteins encoded by one window of Channa argus isolate prfri chromosome 1, Channa argus male v1.0, whole genome shotgun sequence:
- the srd5a1 gene encoding 3-oxo-5-alpha-steroid 4-dehydrogenase 1 isoform X1 yields MDILLSTLYSSEEQELYVLDCMAYFMVFMAACTFVTLLFENVPYGRYATSKYGFPVNARFAWFVQELPAFLVPLCLLLWTSSSKTSLLPNQLLIAMYFCHYVQRSLIYPFLIRGGKPTPFASFALAFVFCIYNGYMQIRYLGHFAEYPAYWITHPCFIIGSVLWLVGWVVNLHSDHILRNLRKPGETGYMIPTGGMFEYVSGANFFGEITEWAGFALAGHSVHSSAFAIFTIVVLASRAVAHHKWYCAKFENYPKSRKALIPFVF; encoded by the exons ATGGACATTCTCCTCTCCACGCTGTACTCCTCGGAAGAACAGGAGTTGTACGTATTGGACTGCATGGCTTACTTTATGGTATTCATGGCAGCCTGCACTTTCGTTACTTTGCTCTTCGAAAATGTCCCATACGGGCGATATGCTACCAGTAAATATGGATTTCCAGTTAATGCCCGGTTCGCCTGGTTTGTTCAGGAGTTGCCTGCATTCCTTGTGCCTCTGTGTCTACTATTGTGGACCTCCTCCTCAAAAACCTCACTCCTTCCCAACCAGCTGCTCATTGCTATGTATTTCTGTCATTATGTCCAGAG ATCCCTTATTTATCCATTTTTAATCAGAGGAGGTAAACCAACACCATTCGCCTCATTCGCCCtggcttttgttttctgcatctacAATGGCTACATGCAGATCAGGTACCTAGGCCATTTTGCTGAATACCCTGCATATTGGATTACACATCCATGCTTCATCATTG GCTCTGTGCTGTGGCTGGTAGGCTGGGTGGTGAATTTACACTCTGACCACATCCTCAGGAATCTGAGAAAGCCAGGAGAGACTGGTTACATGATTCCCACAG GCGGAATGTTTGAATATGTGTCTGGAGCCAACTTCTTTGGAGAGATAACAGAGTGGGCAGGTTTTGCTCTGGCTGGCCACTCTGTTCACAGTTCAGCCTTTGCCATATTTACCATAGTGGTCCTCGCCAGCAGGGCTGTGGCCCACCAcaa
- the srd5a1 gene encoding 3-oxo-5-alpha-steroid 4-dehydrogenase 1 isoform X2, with translation MDILLSTLYSSEEQELYVLDCMAYFMELPAFLVPLCLLLWTSSSKTSLLPNQLLIAMYFCHYVQRSLIYPFLIRGGKPTPFASFALAFVFCIYNGYMQIRYLGHFAEYPAYWITHPCFIIGSVLWLVGWVVNLHSDHILRNLRKPGETGYMIPTGGMFEYVSGANFFGEITEWAGFALAGHSVHSSAFAIFTIVVLASRAVAHHKWYCAKFENYPKSRKALIPFVF, from the exons ATGGACATTCTCCTCTCCACGCTGTACTCCTCGGAAGAACAGGAGTTGTACGTATTGGACTGCATGGCTTACTTTATG GAGTTGCCTGCATTCCTTGTGCCTCTGTGTCTACTATTGTGGACCTCCTCCTCAAAAACCTCACTCCTTCCCAACCAGCTGCTCATTGCTATGTATTTCTGTCATTATGTCCAGAG ATCCCTTATTTATCCATTTTTAATCAGAGGAGGTAAACCAACACCATTCGCCTCATTCGCCCtggcttttgttttctgcatctacAATGGCTACATGCAGATCAGGTACCTAGGCCATTTTGCTGAATACCCTGCATATTGGATTACACATCCATGCTTCATCATTG GCTCTGTGCTGTGGCTGGTAGGCTGGGTGGTGAATTTACACTCTGACCACATCCTCAGGAATCTGAGAAAGCCAGGAGAGACTGGTTACATGATTCCCACAG GCGGAATGTTTGAATATGTGTCTGGAGCCAACTTCTTTGGAGAGATAACAGAGTGGGCAGGTTTTGCTCTGGCTGGCCACTCTGTTCACAGTTCAGCCTTTGCCATATTTACCATAGTGGTCCTCGCCAGCAGGGCTGTGGCCCACCAcaa